Proteins from a single region of Seriola aureovittata isolate HTS-2021-v1 ecotype China chromosome 9, ASM2101889v1, whole genome shotgun sequence:
- the LOC130174664 gene encoding neurofilament medium polypeptide-like isoform X2 — protein MTAKHRKGKSNHKHEDNFFKNEVIESEVRSGGNNYTLLLVLFLMIVIGGATGAWFCFQQHQTLTYLTDNLMGMQMKIVKLQSSHEEMRQSSGKQHISESLETRLNALEESYALAQKKVGMALATAEQLKTSDLPAQVLSLHTEMKARLAEMQQATVSLEQLSQLQTMLKGKSEEFEDVRVQVHDLATLSTELSQKVEDLTGNLGDAQSQLEERVGQVATLSTTLDGEVAEVLRLKEQLNTYHAQLEASTLEMATVRELLENEQSQRLQQANMEEQLNTVVGEVQPPADPVEEAVKETAPAAPDEAAATTEEEELAIDVEAEADEQDEVPVEQEETEEAAPVEELEAVKQEETDQDDLVTLSEKEEVEITQTEEEEQSVEEQIVEEEESEEVQEESLVEEESHKEEEGEEEEVSETEEAVEEENKEGEMASEGEKGLEEIMNAEEEAAEREEEEQDVAAEEEADEEEEPLENDAFPEDE, from the exons ATGACTGCCAAGCATCGGAAAGGGAAAAGCAACCACAAACATGAAGATaactttttcaaaaatgaagtTATTGAGTCTGAAGTTCGCTCGGGAGGGAATAACTACACTCTTCTGTTGGTTTTATTTCTGATGATTGTGATTGGGGGTGCGACCGGCGCATGGTTCTGTTTCCAGCAGCACCAAACTTTAACCTACTTAACAGACAATCTCATGGGCATGCAGATGAAGATAGTGAAACTACAGTCCTCCCACGAAGAAATGCGGCAGTCAAGTGGCAAG cagcacatctcTGAGAGTCTGGAGACCCGCCTGAATGCCCTAGAGGAGTCTTATGCACTGGCCCAGAAAAAGGTGGGCATGGCCTTGGCTACAGCTGAGCAGCTCAAGACGTCTGACCTCCCCGCTCAGGTGCTGTCACTCCACACTGAGATGAAAGCCCGCCTGGCAGAGATGCAGCAAGCCACTGTGTCTCTGGAGCAACTGAGCCAGCTGCAGACCATGCTGAAGGGAAAGAGTGAGGAGTTTGAGGATGTCAGGGTTCAGGTGCACGATCTGGCCACACTGAGCACAGAACTATCTCAGAAGGTCGAAGACCTAACAGGAAACCTGGGAGATGCACAAtcacagctggaggagagagttGGGCAGGTCGCCACGCTGAGCACCACCCTGGATGGAGAGGTTGCTGAAGTGCTCAGACTGAAGGAGCAACTGAACACCTATCATGCTCAGCTGGAGGCCAGCACACTGGAGATGGCTACTGTCAG AGAGTTGCTTGAGAATGAGCAGTCCCAGCGGCTCCAGCAGGCCAATATGGAGGAGCAGCTCAATACG GTGGTGGGTGAAGTGCAACCTCCTGCTGATCCTGTGGAAGAAGCAGTTAAAGAAACAGCTCCCGCAGCTCCAGACGAGGCAGCTGCAacaactgaagaagaagaacttgCTATAGATGTGGAAGCAGAGGCAGATGAGCAAGATGAAGTGCCTGTtgagcaggaggagacagaagaggccGCTCCCGTAGAGGAGCTGGAGGCAGTaaagcaggaggagacagaTCAAGATGACTTGGTTACCTTATCGgaaaaggaggaagtggagattacgcagacagaagaggaggaacaaAGCGTAGAAGAGCAGATtgttgaggaggaggaatcAGAAGAAGTTCAGGAGGAGTCATTGGTCGAGGAGGAGAgccacaaagaagaagaaggagaagaagaggaggtgtcagaaacagaggaggcagtagaggaggaaaacaaggaAGGGGAGATGGCATCTGAAGGCGAGAAGGGACTGGAGGAGATAATGAAtgcagaggaagaagcagcagagagggaggaagaagagcaggatgtagcagctgaagaggaagcagatgaggaagaggagccatTAGAAAATGATGCTTTTCCAGAGGATGAAT ag
- the LOC130174664 gene encoding neurofilament medium polypeptide-like isoform X1: MTAKHRKGKSNHKHEDNFFKNEVIESEVRSGGNNYTLLLVLFLMIVIGGATGAWFCFQQHQTLTYLTDNLMGMQMKIVKLQSSHEEMRQSSGKQHISESLETRLNALEESYALAQKKVGMALATAEQLKTSDLPAQVLSLHTEMKARLAEMQQATVSLEQLSQLQTMLKGKSEEFEDVRVQVHDLATLSTELSQKVEDLTGNLGDAQSQLEERVGQVATLSTTLDGEVAEVLRLKEQLNTYHAQLEASTLEMATVRELLENEQSQRLQQANMEEQLNTVRESLQDQNSAAHSLHSELRAQLKNIQRQVTQVVGEVQPPADPVEEAVKETAPAAPDEAAATTEEEELAIDVEAEADEQDEVPVEQEETEEAAPVEELEAVKQEETDQDDLVTLSEKEEVEITQTEEEEQSVEEQIVEEEESEEVQEESLVEEESHKEEEGEEEEVSETEEAVEEENKEGEMASEGEKGLEEIMNAEEEAAEREEEEQDVAAEEEADEEEEPLENDAFPEDE, from the exons ATGACTGCCAAGCATCGGAAAGGGAAAAGCAACCACAAACATGAAGATaactttttcaaaaatgaagtTATTGAGTCTGAAGTTCGCTCGGGAGGGAATAACTACACTCTTCTGTTGGTTTTATTTCTGATGATTGTGATTGGGGGTGCGACCGGCGCATGGTTCTGTTTCCAGCAGCACCAAACTTTAACCTACTTAACAGACAATCTCATGGGCATGCAGATGAAGATAGTGAAACTACAGTCCTCCCACGAAGAAATGCGGCAGTCAAGTGGCAAG cagcacatctcTGAGAGTCTGGAGACCCGCCTGAATGCCCTAGAGGAGTCTTATGCACTGGCCCAGAAAAAGGTGGGCATGGCCTTGGCTACAGCTGAGCAGCTCAAGACGTCTGACCTCCCCGCTCAGGTGCTGTCACTCCACACTGAGATGAAAGCCCGCCTGGCAGAGATGCAGCAAGCCACTGTGTCTCTGGAGCAACTGAGCCAGCTGCAGACCATGCTGAAGGGAAAGAGTGAGGAGTTTGAGGATGTCAGGGTTCAGGTGCACGATCTGGCCACACTGAGCACAGAACTATCTCAGAAGGTCGAAGACCTAACAGGAAACCTGGGAGATGCACAAtcacagctggaggagagagttGGGCAGGTCGCCACGCTGAGCACCACCCTGGATGGAGAGGTTGCTGAAGTGCTCAGACTGAAGGAGCAACTGAACACCTATCATGCTCAGCTGGAGGCCAGCACACTGGAGATGGCTACTGTCAG AGAGTTGCTTGAGAATGAGCAGTCCCAGCGGCTCCAGCAGGCCAATATGGAGGAGCAGCTCAATACGGTACGTGAGAGTCTGCAGGATCAGAACTCAGCAGCCCATAGTCTGCACTCTGAACTCAGGGCTCAGCTGAAGAACATACAGAGGCAGGTTACCCAG GTGGTGGGTGAAGTGCAACCTCCTGCTGATCCTGTGGAAGAAGCAGTTAAAGAAACAGCTCCCGCAGCTCCAGACGAGGCAGCTGCAacaactgaagaagaagaacttgCTATAGATGTGGAAGCAGAGGCAGATGAGCAAGATGAAGTGCCTGTtgagcaggaggagacagaagaggccGCTCCCGTAGAGGAGCTGGAGGCAGTaaagcaggaggagacagaTCAAGATGACTTGGTTACCTTATCGgaaaaggaggaagtggagattacgcagacagaagaggaggaacaaAGCGTAGAAGAGCAGATtgttgaggaggaggaatcAGAAGAAGTTCAGGAGGAGTCATTGGTCGAGGAGGAGAgccacaaagaagaagaaggagaagaagaggaggtgtcagaaacagaggaggcagtagaggaggaaaacaaggaAGGGGAGATGGCATCTGAAGGCGAGAAGGGACTGGAGGAGATAATGAAtgcagaggaagaagcagcagagagggaggaagaagagcaggatgtagcagctgaagaggaagcagatgaggaagaggagccatTAGAAAATGATGCTTTTCCAGAGGATGAAT ag
- the LOC130174959 gene encoding immunoglobulin-like and fibronectin type III domain-containing protein 1 — MLSSKAAVIRRISKTTGVMITQYVVNLPEGKTTPDFQCIPAPVSIQEGKLAVFKAVVKGDPKPEVSWRRAKGHTFDKDKFQSKYDESTGEHILEIRRVCADDTDTFKCYAVNEYGKAVCTTTLTVHDASTNPSDFRKLLRKSKVERADGETDERFWEAMLKADRKDYGHICSEFGVDLHLILKKLDEKKKERMQNKCKDGVIPYHEDTTEKHSFKSVERMKDFSIKGQIQKDTELNQMDVERVHLLHTGLNETDDEEVNLLPTEIKLSNVDFVIKIQEIKAQEREDALFECVLTHPLPRITWMGKGSTLEDGEKYSITVSDHKLIHRLLIRNCKQLDKGIYSAVAGITSCSAWLVVEDEGDPTSAGKKKPRKTTSASGAQIELEKVAKQQQIKYREEMEMILAVVKTKHEAGELKGEKTLTTGGRAGEITAVTGLGENAGAVKDEPDASVLSKPTESKEKAKLKNSRGDGTVSKLDVSGCVTKTEVQVIADDSKNKKHTKSGQVDFDKVTDPNEPASNNEARDREARDSEGNEDSTVQVTSCSKQSQQPQEAVNDPEVQFICGLCDVNAIINETAELTCKLSREDCEGAWFRDGKKISPDDNFTITKDGAIHRLAIIRCTEEHSGKYRFEADGRKTEAMINVKDPPRFDPEDLSAFTEPVTVKVGHNAIFKLHFVGHEPIKIQWYREGEELHDDSNTRIEKSANHSRLLLSRCQRKDTGEIKIKLKNEHGFTEAISQLIVLDKPTSPLGPAEVTESSATCIEFRWRPPKDDGGSPVINYIIERQQVGRNTWKKIGEIPGVPSYRDTDVDRGRKYCYRIRAVTVEGTSEVMETDDMQAGTLAFPGPPAPPEVSSAYDDCINLSWAPPSKTGGSRILGYILERRKKGSNLWTVVNAMDEPIKEKKYAVKDVVAGMAYEFRVTAINLSGAGEFSDPSEFVFARDPKKPPGKVTGLKLTETSYTHLVLTWTKPEDKPGVQDEAKGYFVEIRQADCIDWSRCNSTPIIMTSFSVKGLKSMNMYWVRVIATNDGGESAPEELANYVLAMPSPVRPKFTNHRMKSFMVVRAGNSVRITVNFEASPRPDIMWLKDNVPVTKQATISNSDGSSQLLIPSSERSDSGIYSILVKNLAGQETFSTEVRVTDDPKPPGPVELEENVPGTVTVIWEPSPDEKRDDHLHYIVSKLDSTKRTWTTVADRLFNNKFTVCNIMHGREYHFRIYAKNDIGISAPSESPTWGMEKKKEKFAVNVPNGKDCDLRCAPTFIVPLKLHTAPKGYECYMSCAVKGNPKPRITWYRNHISLNTNTNYYISNTFGVCSMLILHVGPKDMGDYTITAENALGRAECSTVLSVRGEKQTHLHFKDG, encoded by the exons ATGCTCAGCAGCAAAGCAG CCGTCATCCGTAGGATATCTAAGACGACTGGAGTGATGATCACACAGTATGTGGTAAACCTGCCAGAGGGAAAAACAACCCCAGATTTCCAGTGTATACCAGCTCCAGTAAGCATCCAGGAAG GAAAATTAGCTGTTTTTAAGGCGGTGGTAAAGGGGGATCCAAAACCAGAGGTGTCATGGAGAAGAGCTAAAGGCCATACTTTTGACAAAGAcaaatttcaaagtaaatatGATGAATCAACTGGGGAGCACATATTAGAG ATTCGCAGAGTGTGTGCTGATGACACTGACACATTCAAATGCTATGCTGTGAACGAATATGGTAAAGCTGTCTGCACGACAACATTAACTGTGCATGATG CTTCAACAAATCCATCAGATTTCAGAAAATTGCTGAGgaaaag TAAAGTGGAGAGAGCAGATGGGGAAACTGATGAAAGATTCTGGGAAGCCATGCTGAAAGCTGACAGGAAAGACTATGGGCACATCTGTAGTGAGTTTGGTGTAGACTTGCATTTGATTCTCAAAAAACTGGacgagaagaagaaggagagaatgCAAAATAAGTGTAAG GATGGTGTGATTCCCTATCATGAagacacaacagagaaacacagttttaaaagtGTTGAGAGGATGAAGGATTTCAGTATTAAGGGCCAGATTCAAAAGGACACAGAGCTGAATCAGATGGATGTCGAAAGGGTCCACCTCCTCCACACAGGGCTGAATGAGACAGATGATGAAGAAGTCAACCTCCTCCCTACAGAGATTAAAT tgtcAAATGTGGACTTTGTTATCAAAATTCAGGAGATTAAAGCACAAGAAAGAGAGGACGCCCTCTTTGAGTGTGTCTTGACACACCCACTACCCAGGATCACATGGATGGGCAAGGGCAGCACTCTGGAGGATGGAGAAAAATACAGCATAACCGTGTCAGACCATAAACTAATCCATAGACTGTTGATCAGAAACTGCAAGCAGTTGGACAAAGGCATCTATTCAGCTGTGGCTGGCATTACATCCTGCAGTGCCTGGTTGGTTGTGGAAG ATGAGGGTGACCCCACATCTGCTGGTAAGAAGAAGCCTCGTAAAACTACTTCGGCCAGTGGAGCACAGATCGAACTTGAGAAAGTGGCCaaacagcaacaaataaaataccgagaggagatggagatgattTTAGCAGTCGTAAAAACAAAGCACGAAGCAGGAGAACTCAAAGGAGAAAAGACATTAACCACTGGTGGAAGAGCTGGTGAAATAACTGCAGTCACCGGACTGGGTGAAAATGCTGGAGCAGTGAAGGATGAGCCTGATGCCAGTGTCCTGTCTAAGCCaacagagagcaaagagaaagcAAAGCTTAAAAACTCAAGAGGAGATGGCACAGTTTCAAAATTAGATGTTTCAGGGTGtgtaacaaaaacagaagtgcAAGTGATAGCAGATGACTCCAAGAACAAGAAACACACCAAATCTGGACAAGTGGATTTTGACAAGGTAACAG ATCCAAATGAACCAGCAAGTAACAATGAAGCAAGGGACCGTGAAGCAAGGGACAGTGAAGGAAATGAGGACTCTACTGTCCAGGTCACAAGTTGTTCAAAGCAAAGCCAGCAGCCACAGGAAGCAGTCAATG ATCCAGAAGTCCAATTCATATGTGGATTGTGTGATGTCAATGCTATCATCAATGAGACAGCTGAATTAACATGCAAGCTCAGCAGGGAAGACTGTGAAGGAGCTTGGTTCAGAGACGGCAAAAAG ATATCGCCAGATGACAATTTCACTATCACTAAAGATGGTGCAATCCATAGATTAGCCATAATCAGGTGCACTGAAGAGCACTCTGGGAAATATCGTTTTGAAGCAGATGGTCGTAAAACAGAGGCGATGATCAACGTCAAAG ATCCCCCTAGGTTTGACCCTGAAGATCTCAGTGCATTCACTGAACCTGTTACAGTTAAAGTTGGGCACAACGCCATctttaaactgcattttgttGGCCATGAACCCATAAAGATTCAGTggtacagagagggagaagaactCCACGATGACAGCAACACACGGATAGAGAAATCTGCAAATCACAGCCGCTTGCTCCTTAGCAGGTGCCAGAGGAAGGACACAGGAGAGATCAAGATCAAGCTCAAGAATGAACACGGATTCACTGAGGCAATTTCACAGCTAATTGTGCTTG ACAAACCCACTTCACCCCTGGGTCCTGCAGAAGTAACAGAGAGCTCAGCTACATGTATTGAATTTAGGTGGAGGCCTCCAAAGGATGATGGTGGCTCACCAGTGATAAACTACATAATAGAGCGTCAGCAAGTGGGACGAAACACCTGGAAGAAAATAGGTGAAATCCCAGGTGTGCCCAGTTACCGGGATACAGACGTGGACCGTGGCCGGAAATATTGTTACCGTATCCGAGCAGTGACTGTGGAGGGTACAAGTGAAGTGATGGAGACTGATGACATGCAAGCTGGCACCCTAG CTTTTCCTGGCCCTCCAGCTCCCCCAGAGGTGAGCAGCGCCTATGACGACTGCATTAACCTTTCCTGGGCTCCCCCAAGTAAAACAGGAGGTTCACGTATCCTGGGCTATATTTTGGAGAGACGAAAAAAGGGGAGTAATCTCTGGACTGTTGTCAATGCCATGGATGAGCCAATAAAAg AGAAAAAATATGCAGTGAAGGATGTTGTGGCAGGTATGGCATATGAATTCAGAGTTACTGCCATAAACCTCTCAGGAGCTGGTGAATTCAGTGACCCCTCAGAGTTTGTTTTTGCGCGGGATCCCAAGA AGCCTCCTGGTAAAGTTACAGGCCTGAAGCTCACAGAAACTTCTTACACCCACTTGGTCCTGACTTGGACGAAACCTGAGGACAAACCAGGGGTACAGGATGAAGCAAAGGGATATTTTGTTGAAATTCGGCAGGCAGATTGTATTGACTGGTCCCGCTGTAACAGCACTCCCATTATTATGACGTCCTTCAGTGTGAAAGGCCTTAAGTCCATGAACATGTACTGGGTGAGAGTGATTGCGACTAATGATGGAGGAGAGAGCGCACCTGAGGAGCTGGCCAACTATGTCCTTGCTATGCCCTCACCTG TGAGGCCAAAGTTCACAAACCACAGGATGAAGAGTTTTATGGTGGTGAGGGCAGGAAACTCTGTCAGGATCACAGTAAATTTTGAG GCCTCCCCACGGCCAGATATTATGTGGCTAAAGGACAATGTGCCAGTGACAAAGCAAGCTACAATAAGTAACTCTGATGGCTCATCCCAGCTGCTGATCCCCTCCTCTGAGCGCTCTGATTCTGGCATCTACTCTATTCTGGTGAAAAATCTTGCAGGTCAAGAGACATTCAGTACAGAGGTCAGGGTCACAG ATGATCCAAAGCCTCCTGGACCGGTAGAACTGGAGGAAAACGTGCCTGGCACAGTGACAGTGATCTGGGAACCTTCTCCTGATGAGAAGCGTGATGACCACCTCCACTACATAGTGTCCAAACTGGACTCTACTAAACGTACATGGACCACAGTGGCTGACAGGCTCTTCAATAATAAGTTCACAGTCTGCAATATCATGCACGGGAGGGAATACCATTTCAGGATCTATGCCAAAAATGACATTGGCATATCTGCACCCTCGGAGTCACCGACCTGGgggatggagaagaagaaag AAAAGTTTGCGGTAAATGTACCGAATGGAAAGGACTGTGATTTGCGATGTGCTCCAACTTTCATTGTACCTCTGAAGCTTCACACTGCACCCAAAGGCTATGAATGCTATATGAGCTGTGCAGTGAAGGGAAATCCCAAACCTCGTATCACGTGGTATCGAAATCACATCAGTCTCAACACTAATACCAACTATTACATCTCCAACACCTTCGGAGTTTGCTCCATGTTAATCCTCCACGTGGGCCCCAAAGACATGGGAGACTACACCATCACTGCAGAGAACGCCCTGGGACGGGCTGAATGCTCCACCGTCCTCAGCGTCAGAGgtgagaaacaaacacacctgcattTTAAGGATGGGTGA